Proteins from a single region of Hordeum vulgare subsp. vulgare chromosome 6H, MorexV3_pseudomolecules_assembly, whole genome shotgun sequence:
- the LOC123402340 gene encoding E3 ubiquitin ligase BIG BROTHER-related-like: MANNSLSHHLLLPLAAAGGDDDDPASSSSSSSSSAVTFPSFWPPFPSLLSDSDSDAPFPPRRIDRCVAARQDTAAAFLGLDFHDEDYGADWDAPDEAGLPLCWDCLQLEEHDAHQRWDLALSDSDEWEQVAVRGHEEAAEPPAPRSIEWEVLLAANSLGGLMIDEDVDGTGGGGIETYFLDGGADDDDDGMLFGQLAAEAEHEPPAKGGRAAAKAAVEGLPTVVVAEADAVRGGAQCAVCKDGIEAGEGARRLPCAHLYHDACILPWLAIRNTCPLCRHELPTDDPDYEKWKARRAAGDRHGIAARQAEVILLNDD, from the coding sequence ATGGCGAATAATTCGCTctcccaccacctcctcctcccgctcgccgccgccggcggcgacgacgacgaccccgcatcctcctcctcctcctcctcctcctccgccgtcaCCTTCCCCTCCTTCTGGCCGCCCTTCCCATCCCTCCTGTCCGACTCCGACTCCGACGCGCCCTTCCCTCCCCGCCGCATCGACCGCTGCGTCGCCGCCCGGCAGGACACCGCCGCGGCGTTCCTCGgcctcgacttccacgacgaggACTACGGCGCCGATTGGGATGCGCCGGACGAGGCCGGCCTGCCGCTCTGCTGGGACTGCCTGCAGCTCGAGGAGCACGACGCCCACCAGCGCTGGGACCTCGCGCTGAGCGACTCCGACGAGTGGGAGCAGGTCGCCGTCCGGGGGCACGAGGAGGCCGCCGAGCCCCCCGCGCCGCGGAGCATCGAGTGGGAGGTCCTCCTCGCCGCCAACAGCCTGGGGGGCCTCATGATCGACGAGGACGTCGACGGcaccggcggcggcggcatcGAGACGTACTTCCTCGACGGCGGcgcggacgacgacgacgacgggatgCTGTTCGGGCAGCTGGCCGCGGAGGCGGAGCACGAGCCCCCGGCCAAGGGCGGGCGCGCGGCGGCGAAGGCCGCCGTGGAGGGCCTCCCGACGGTGGTGGTCGCGGAGGCCGACGCGGTCCGGGGCGGCGCGCAGTGCGCGGTGTGCAAGGACGGCATCGAGGCCGGCGAGGGCGCCCGGAGGCTGCCGTGCGCGCACCTCTACCACGACGCCTGCATCCTGCCGTGGCTCGCCATCCGCAACACGTGCCCGCTGTGCCGCCACGAGCTGCCCACCGACGACCCCGACTACGAGAAGTGGAAGGCCAGGCGGGCCGCCGGCGACAGGCACGGCATCGCCGCCCGTCAGGCCGAGGTCATCCTGCTGAATGATGACTAG
- the LOC123405654 gene encoding LOW QUALITY PROTEIN: uncharacterized protein LOC123405654 (The sequence of the model RefSeq protein was modified relative to this genomic sequence to represent the inferred CDS: substituted 2 bases at 2 genomic stop codons), translated as MADAHPNSGGPAVDQPGMAEKKKAKAPRKPRAECTPEEIAKLDAESAKRRNRRAVLKDNAAACKFAAERDAMEAARRKAEFMEDVIYNGGHVRTYDPEETQSXDGRAXFVADEEADDRADYNHGDSWHEDDDIYCEGDGDEDEGNDIDISGEPLFIDELTQRAEAQKRKKSIHTAFQSLKACKARHNDKPFTLTHCWTIINSCPKFKDQYRELQRKRGKKTAKFAGGGDGEALKRPRGKSNSKVNDIRDAASMALHETLHGMMSQKDTRDEKKRQSKDEQMKQYLELQRKKLEMEEAAKKRKIDLEEAARQRQLDIEAANVEARKRQLNIEATNAATKAKEVALAIRSVDLTKMSEKTRSWFEARQKEMFDAGGLN; from the exons ATGGCCGACGCCCACCCGAATTCCGGTGGCCCGGCCGTCGACCAGCCCGGAAtggccgagaagaagaaggccaaggcgccAAGGAAGCCGCGGGCGGAGTGCACGCCGGAGGAGATCGCCAAGTTGGACGCGGAATCGGCGAAGAGGAGGAACCGGAGGGCAGTCTTGAAGGACAACGCCGCCGCGTGCAAGTTCGCTGCCGAGCGCGATGCGATGGAGGCCGCGCGGCGAAAGGCCGAG TTCATGGAGGATGTGATCTACAACGGTGGGCATGTCCGTACCTACGATcccgaggagacccaaagttaggATGGTCGCGCCTAGTTCGTTGCTGATGAAGAGGCCGACGACCGTGCTGACTACAACCATGGTGACTCGTGGCATGAAGACGATGACATCTATTGCGAaggtgatggtgatgaagatgaaggaAATGACATTGATATTAGTGGTGAGCCATTGTTCATCGACGAGCTCACCCAAAGAGCAGAAGCACAAAAGAGGAAGAAGAGCATTCACAC GGCATTTCAATCTTTGAAAGCATGCAAGGCCCGGCACAATGACAAGCCATTCACTCTTACGCATTGTTGGACGATCATCAACAGTTGCCCTAAGTTCAAGGATCAATATCGTGAACTTCAAAGGAAGAGAGGCAAGAAGACGGCCAAGtttgccggaggtggagatgGCGAGGCGTTGAAGAGGCCGAGGGGCAAGAGCAACTCCAAGGTGAACGACATACGTGATGCCGCATCCATGGCCTTGCATGAGACTTTGCATGGCATGATGTCTCAAAAGGACACGAGGGACGAGAAGAAGCGGCAAAGCAAGGACGAGCAAATGAAGCAATACTTGGAGCTTCAAAGGAAGAAGCTTGagatggaggaggcggccaagaagaggaagatcGACCTGGAGGAGGCGGCCCGACAAAGGCAGCTCGACATCGAGGCCGCCAATGTCGAGGCCAGGAAGAGGCAGCTCAACATCGAGGCCACCAATGCCGCAACCAAAGCGAAGGAGGTGGCCCTTGCGATCAGGAGCGTGGACTTGACCAAGATGAGCGAGAAGACGAGGAGCTGGTTCGAGGCCAGACAGAAGGAGATGTTCGACGCCGGCGGCCTGAACTAG